The Mycolicibacterium duvalii DNA window TCTTCGATGTTGACGTCTTTGAAGGTGATGACCCGGACCTGCTTGACGAAACGTGCCGGCCGGTACATGTCCCACACCCACGCATCGCCGAGGCGCAGCTCGAAATACACCTCGCCGTCGGCGTTGTGGGGTAGCAGCTCCACACTGTTGGCCAGGTAGAAGCGACGTTCGGTTTCGACGACATAGCTGAACTGCCCGACGATGTCCTTGTACTCCCGGTACAGCGAGAGCTCCATCTCGGTTTCGTACTTCTCGAGATCTTCGGCACTCATCGGCTCAGCTGTCCTTCATGTAGGTCGGAGTCCATCGGGCCCATTGCGCTCATCTTCCCGCACGCGAGTTCGCCATGTTCTCCGGGTTCCCATTCCCACTGGGTCGACGAACCCACTTCGCGATCGCAGGTGACCAGCCGCCGCACGTTGATGAAGGAATAGCGGTGCTGACGTGACGGCCCGAGCGCCGCCAGCGCCGCGCTGTGGGCACGTGTGCTGTAGCCCTTGTGCTCGGCGAACCCGTACCCCGGGTGCTCGTCCTCCATCGCCACCATCAGCCGGTCCCGGCTCACCTTGGCCAGAACACTGGCCGCGGCGATACACGCCGCCGCCGCATCACCGCCGACGACGGGCAGCGACGGCATCGGCAGACCCGGCACCCGGAAGCCGTCGGACAGGACATAGCCGGGGCGCACCGCAAGGCCGGCGACCGCCCGCCGCATCCCTTCGATGTTGGCCACGTGCACGCCGCGGCGGTCCACCTCCACCGACGGGATGTACACCACGTGATAGGCCAACGCATACCGCTTGATCAGCGGGAACAACCGCTCACGTTCGGCTTCGCCGAGCTTCTTCGAGTCATCGAGCGCCGACAGGCTGTCGAGCCGATTGGGGCCGAGCACGCAGGCGGCCACCACCAGCGGACCCGCACACGCACCCCGTCCGACCTCGTCGACACCGGCCACCGGGCCGAGCCCGGCGCGGTAGAGCGCCGACTCCAGGGTGCGCAGTCCCGAGGCTTTGCGGATCACCGTCCGGGGTGGCCACGCAGCACGCACGTCCGAGGCCTCCTGTTCAGGTCTGCGGGTTGAACGAGCTCACCCCACCCCACCGCGACGGGGGCCAGGCGATGAACTGTGCCTTGCCGATCACATTCTCCACCGGGATGGTGCCGGGGACCGGGTCCCCCGTACAGATCAGGCCGCGTTGTGCGTCGTCGGGTTCGTTCGCGCAGTGGCTCCGCGAATCCGCCGAGTGCGTGCGGTTGTCCCCCATCACCCACAACCTGCCCTCGGGGACCTTGACCGGGCCGAACTCGTTGCCCAGGCACGGGTAGACCGCAGGGTCGGCATTGAGCGTCTCGGTGTCCAGATAGGGCTCATCGAGCGGCTTGCCGTCCACGGTCAATCCGGTGTCGAGACGACACTGCACCGTCTGACCGCCCACCGCGATGATCCTCTTGACGAGGTTGTTCTCGTCGGGTGGGACGAACCCGACCACCGACAGCGCGTTCTGCACCCAGCGCAGCGCCGGATTGTCCGATCGGATCGACTGGTAGCCGATGTTCCAGTTCGGCGGCCCCTTGAACACGACCACGTCGCCGGGGCGCGGCGAGGTGAAGTTGTAGCTGAGCTTGTCGACCATGATCCGGTCCCCGACGCAGCCGTCACACCCGTGCAGCGTCGGCTCCATCGACTCCGACGGGATCAGGTACGGACGGGCGATGAACGTCAGCATGACGTAGTACAGGACCACCGCGATGGTGATCAAGATCGCGGCTTCGCGCAGCGCGCCGCCCTTTTTCTTGTCCGACTTCTTGCCGTCCTCCGCTGCGGCGTCCGCCTCGGAGGTGTGCTCGGGCTGGGGGTCGTCGGGCGTGGGGGGTCCGCTCACAAGATCAGACTAGCCAGCACGCACCGGGTACCCGGCCGGCGGGCAGATCAGCGCTTTTCCTTGATCTTCGCCTTCTTGCCACGCAACTCGCGCAGGTAGTACAGCTTGGCGCGGCGGACGTCACCGCGGGTGACGACGTCGATGTGGTCGATGTTGGGCGAGTGCACGGGGAACGTGCGCTCGACACCGACGCCGTAGCTCTCCTTGCGCACGGTGAAGGTCTCCCGCACGCCGCCGCCCTGCCGGCGGATGACCACGCCCTTGAAGACCTGAATGCGCTCCTTGGAGCCCTCGATGACCTTCACGTGGACGTTGAGCGTGTCGCCGGGGCCGAAATCGGGCACATCGTCGCGCAACGACGTCTGGTCGACGAAATCGAGCGTGTTCATCGGTGACACTTCCTTGCTGATCGCGGCTCCGGGCGACGTCGTGGTGACGCGCTACAGCCGTAGTTTGTTCGGGCGTCTGGGGTGCGGTCGTGCAGCAGAGCGGGGTTCACCCGTTTCCGGCCGTGCACAGACAACTGCCCAATTGTGCCAGACGGAGGCCCGAACCCCGAAATCCGCCGCCGCCGGTCGTCGAGCACGCCGAGTCTGTTGCGTCTAGCCTGGTAGACACGGGGTATCGGGCGATAACAGCCCCGCGAACGGGTGCGGATGGCGAAGAAGACGGAGGCAACCCATGCGTTGGCGGCCGCACAGGCTGGTCACAACCACCGCTGCCCTGACCGTCGCCGCGCTCACGCTCGGCGGATGTCACGCACAGGTCGACGGTGCACCTCCGGTGCCGACAGCCGCTCCGCTGACGGTGGTGGCCCCGCTGGGCACCATGGCCCCGCTGCCGGAACGACCGCCCGACGAGCCGGCGTTCGCCTTCGCCGGTCTCGCCGACCGGACGGCGCAGGCCACCGCGCAGGCCGCCGACTCCGGCGCTGACCTGACCGTCGCGGTGCTCGACCGCAACACCGGCCAGTTGGTGACCAACAGAAACGATCGCACCATCGCAATCGCCTCGGTGGTCAAGCTGTTCATCGCCGACGACCTGCTGCTACAGGTTGCCGAGGGCACCACGACACTGTCGCCACAGGATCGGCAGGCCCTCGACGTGATGCTGCGCGCCTCCGACGACAGCGCCGCCGAGGTGTTCTGGAACCGCAGCGGAGGTTCCGCGATCATCGATCGGGTCGTCGCACGCTACGGGCTGTCGTCGACTCAGCGGCCGGGCAACGGACGCTGGTTCAACACCGTCAGCACCGTGACCGACCTGGTCAGCTACTACGACAAGCTGCTGGCCGGGTCCGGCGGTCTGCCTGCCGAGCAAGCCAGGATCATCCTCGACAACCTCGCGGCCTCGACGCCGACCGCGCCCGACGGGATGGTGCCCGGCGGGGTGTACCCGCAGCGCTTCGGTATCCCCGAAGGGCTTCCCCGCGAGCGCGTCGCCGTCAAGCAAGGCTGGATGTGCTGCATCGGCGCCGACTGGATGCATCTGTCCACCGGTGTCATCGGCGCCGACCGTCGCTACGTCATGGCCATCGCCGCCATGCAGCCCGGCGACGCCGAGACCGCGCGCCGGACGTTGACCGACGCGGTCCGGACCCTGTTCCCGGAGGGACAGATCTGACACCGTTCCCGGAGGGACAGATCTAGCCCAGCAGGTCGGGTCGGCGCTCCTGGGTGCGCCGACGGCCCTGCTCGCGGCGCCACGCGGCGATGCGGGCATGATCGCCGGACAGCAGCACCTCGGGCACGTCGAGGCCGCGCCAGCTCGCCGGGCGCGTGTAGCTCGGCCCTTCCAGCAGGCCACCCACCGACTCCGAATGCGAATCGTCTTGATGCGAGGCGGGATTGCCGAGCACATCCGGCAACAACCGCGCCACGGCTTCGATCATCACCACCGCTGCGGACTCACCGCCGGGGAGCACATAGTCACCGATCGACACCTCCTCGACACGCATCCGCCGTGCGGCGTCATCGATCACCCGCTGGTCGATTCCCTCGTAGCGGCCGCAGGCGAACACCAGGTGCCTTTCGCTGCTCCAGCGTTGCGCCACCGACTGCCGGAACAGCCGACCGGCCGGTGACGGCACCACCAGAAGCGTTTCGGCAGTACAGATGTCGTCGAGAGCCTCCCCCCATACGGGGGCCTTCATCACCATCCCCGGGCCGCCGCCGTAGGGCGAATCGTCGACCGAGCGGTGCACGTCGTGCGTCCAGTCCCGTAGGTCGTGCACGGCCAGGTCGATGATGCCCGCCTCGATCGCCTTGCCGGGCAACGCCTGTCGCAGTGGTTGCAGGAATTCGGGGAAGATCGTGACGACGTCTATCCGCACAGCTTCGCCTCTCTAGAGTTCGAGCAGGCCCTCGGGTGGATCGATCGTCACCTTCTGATCCGCCAGCGACACCGAGGTCACGATCGCCGACACGAACGGGACCAGTACCTCGTTACCGGCGGCCGCCCGCACCGCGAGCAGTTCTCCTGCGGCGGTGTGCAATACCTCCGTCACGGTGCCGACCCTGTCCCCGGCGACGGTCCAGACCGTCAGCCCTTCGAGCTGATGGTCGTAGAACTCGTCGGGGTCTTCGATCGGGGGGAGGTGGGCGGCATCCACCACGAACACGGTGCCGCGCAATCGGTCGGCGGCTTCGCGGTCGGCCACCCCGGTCAGGCGCATCAGCAGCCGACCGCCGTGCGCGCGCACCGAGTCGATCACATAGTCGCGCTGAGCGCCCCCCTTGGCGGACCGGCCCCGCAGGGTCGCTCCGGCCACGAAGCGATCCTCCGGGTCGTCGGTGCGGATCTCGACGGCAACCTCACCGGTGACGCCGTGCGCCTTGACGACGCGTCCGATCACCAACTCCATTCCGGCCCGTCCGATCTGCGCTGTGCGGGTGCCGCCCGTGCTCTACCGGTCGGTGTCGACCACGTCGACGCGGATGCCGCGGCCACCGATCCCGGCGACCAGGGTGCGCAGCGCGGTTGCGGTACGCCCACCGCGTCCGATGACCTTGCCGAGATCGTCGGGGTGCACGTGGACCTCGACCGTCCGGCCACGGCGGTTGGTCACCATGTCGACACGCACATCGTCGGGGTTGTCGACGATGCCGCGGACCAGGTGCTCGACGGCGTCGACGACGACAGAGCTCATCGCGGGCTCAGCTCTCGGCCGGCGCCGACTCGCCCGAGCCCTCCGTGGCACCGGCGACGGTCGCGTCCGCGCCTTCGGCGGCGGGCTCGGACTGGTCGGCGTTACCGGCCGGGTCGGCGGTCGCCTCGATGTCGGAGGCCGCCTTCTTAGCTGCGGGGGCCTTTTTCTTCTTCGGGGTGGTCGCCTCGGTGGTGGCACCACCGTCGGCCTCGGCGAGCGCGGCGTTGAACAGATCCAGCTTCGACGGCTTGGGTTCCTTGACCTTCAGCGTGCCCTCGGCACCCGGGAGGCCCTTGAACTTCTGCCAATCACCGGTGATCTTGAGCAGCGCCAACACAGGCTCGGTCGGCTGGGCACCCACGCCGAGCCAGTACTGGGCACGCTCGGAGTCGAGCTCGATCAGGCTGGGCTCTTCCTTCGGGTGGTACCGGCCGATCACCTCGATGGCGCGCCCGTCGCGGCGGGTGCGGGCGTCGGCGACGATGATGCGGTACTGCGGATTGCGGATCTTGCCAAGCCGGGTGAGCTTGATCTTGACAGCCATGAACGACTACTCCTACTGCGTTGCCACGCTGCAATTCAGCGATGCGGGCGGGTTGCCCGATCCGGTTTTGCCTTACGTGTGTGACCGCCGTACGGCCCATCCTGGACAGGAAGCCGCACGTGGACAGCGGCCTATTGTGCCAGAACCGCCGCCCGCACCGGAAATCGCAGGTCAGATTCCCAGTACCGCCTTGGCGATCAGGAAGTAGATCAACAGTCCGGTCGCATCGACGAAGGTGGAGATGAACGGGTTGGAGAACACCGCCGGGTCGACGCGCACCGCGCGGGCGATCAACGGCATCGCACCTCCGACAGCCGCCGCCATGGTGCACAGGCTGACCAGGGTCAACCCGATCACCGCGCCGATGGCGGGCTGGTAGATCAGGCTGGTCACCGTGTAGGCCAACGCGCCGAGCAGCAGCCCCAGCGCCAGCCCCACCCGCAACTCGCGGAGGAGCACTTTCCCGAGGTCACGGGGTCCGACATCACCGAGTGCCAGCGCACGGGTGACGGTGGTGGCCGCCTGGTTACCGGTGTTTCCACCGGTGCCGATGAGCAGCGGCACGAACAACGCGAGGGTGACCACCTCGGCCAGCGTCGACTCGAAGACCTCGAGCACCTGGACGGTCAGGGTGGCACCGATCGCCAGCACCAGCAGCCAGACCACCCGCGACCGGACCAGACTGACCACGGACGCGGTGAGGTAGGGCCGGCGCAGCGGTTCCGTGCCCGCGATGCGAGCCTGGTCCTCGGACTCGGCGGACTCCAGGATCCGCAACGCGTCGTCGACGGTGAGGATCCCCACCAACCGAGTCTCGTTGTCCACGACCGGCAGCGCGAGCACCTTCAGATCAGCGCAGCGGCGGGCCGCGGCCTCGGCGCTCTCGGTGGCCCGGGCCCAGTGCGGTTCGGACATCACGTCGCCGACCGCAGTCTCCGGCGCGGCGGCCAGCAGCCGGCGCAAGCTGACCACGCCGACGAGGACACGCTCGTCTTCGACGACCGGCAGCGTGTAGATCGTTTCGGCGTCGCCGAGTCGTTCGGAGACCCGGGACAGCGCCTGCGCGGCCGTCATCGTCGCGCGCACGGAGACGAACTCCGGGCTCATCCGCCGTCCGATCGCGGCGTGCGGGTAGCCGAGCATCCCGGCGGTGAGGTCGCGTTCGCGAGCCGGGAGCCCCCGCAGCAGCCGGGCCGCGACGGTTGCGGGCAGTTCGTCGAGCAACTCCACGCGGTCATCGGGGTCGAGGTCGGCAAACAGCGCCGCGACCGTGTCGTCCTGCAGGCCGCCGACCAGGTCGCTCTGCAGGCTCGGGTCGAGCCGCTCGAACACCTCCAACGCCTGGTCCTTCGGCAGCACGCGGTAAAGCACCGCCCGCTGCCGACGGTCCGAGCGCCCCAGCAGCGCGACGATCTGGACCGCCGAGAGCGGCCGCAGCGCGGCGGTCAGAGCCGCCAGGTCCAATTCCTCCAGAGCCTGTTCGACCGATTTGAGCTGGGACTCCGTGAGCGCGGCGGTCATGTCGGTCATCACTACACGATCGCTGTGAACGCAGGCTTGCCGAACACGTCCGAGGGCCGGAACCGAAAGCGTCACCGTAGGCTGCACCCGTGACCGAGATGAGCACTCCGTGGTCCGACATCGAGGCGATCAAACAGCTCAAGGCCCGGTACTGCCGTCTGCTGGACACCAAGCAGTGGAGCCAATGGCGCACGCTGTTCGTCGACGACTTCCGCAGCGACACCTCGCCGGCAGGCGGAAAGCTGATCGTGGGCGCCGACGAGTTCGTCGCGTTCACTCGGCACAGCCTGGGCGACCGCGCCACGGTGCACCAGGTGCACGCGCCCGAGATCGAGGTCACCTCGGCCACGACCGCCCGCGCGGTCTGGGCCCTCGAGGATGTGGTCCGGCTGGCGCCGGGAGTCAACCTCCGCGGCTACGGCCATTACCACGAGACCTACGAGAAACGCGACGGACGTTGGCAATTCACCAGTTCCACGTTGACCCGCATCCGTGAGGACATCTTCAACGTGCTGTTCTCGGTTTATCTGTCCGATCGCATCAAGAAGGTCGCGGGTGTGCTGGCCCGGCGACTGGTGCGCTCCGCGCCGCGGGGCTAGACGATCTTGTCGAAGCACTTCTCCTCGACCCGCCGGCTCATCCGCCAGCCGTGCTCGGTGCGCACGAACTCGTCGACGTACCAGATCCCGACAAAGTAGACCTGCCCCTGTTCGCCACCGAGCACCATCGGGTTGAAGCAGATCGCGCGCGAGGTGGCGCGGTCGCCGTCCAACCGCACGTCGACGTTGCCCAGCATGTGGTAGTAGGCGGGAAAGTTCGGCAGCACGTCTTTCAACCATGCCTTCACCTCGGGGAATCGGCCGTCGATGCCGCCGGAAACGCGGTAATCGATGTAGGCGTCGCCGGTGAACACCGCGTCGAGGTCGTCGAAGCGACGCGAGTCGATGGCCGTGGAGTAGTCGATCAGCAACTGCTGGATCTCCAGCCGGTCGGAGATCTCCGTCAGAGTCATCACCCGCACGATTGAACACGATGGGCGACCGGTCGGCGCCGCGCTTACACTCGACCGTCATGACGTCACGGCTCTTGGCGTGTGCGGGTGTCGCGATCAGCCTGGTCGCGGGCGCAGCCACCGTCAGCTCCCCCATCGCGACCGCGGTACCCGCGGGCATCAGTCAGCCGGCGGGCTCGGTGCCGGTGCCCGACGGCCCGGCGCAGGCCTGGGTCCTGGCCGACATGGACACCGGGGCGATTCTGGCCGGCCGCAACCAGGACGGCCGGTACGCGCCGGCGAGCACCATCAAGGTCCTCCTGGCCCAGACCGTCCTCGACGAGCTCCCGCTGGATGCCACCATGGTGGCCAACCAGGCCGACACCGAGGTCGAATGCAACTGCGCCGGTGTGACTCCCGGGATGACCTACACCACCCGGCAGCTGCTCGAGGCGCTGCTGCTGGTGTCGGGCAACGACGCGGCCAACAGCCTCGCGACGATGCTCGGCGGGCGGGACGTGGCGCTGGCCAAGATGAACGCCAAGGCCGCCGCCCTCGGCGCGCACGCGACCCGGGCCGGCTCGCCGTCCGGACTGGACGGCCCCGGAATCGACATCTGGTCCTCGCCCCGCGACCTGGCCGTCATCTTCCGCGCCGCCATGGCCAACCCGGTGTTCGCGCAGATCACCGCACAGCCCACGGCAGTCTTCCCGACCGCGGCCGGGGACCGGGTGCTGGTCAACCAGGACGAACTGCTGCACCGCTACCCGGGCACCTTCGGCGGCAAGACCGGCTACACCGACCTCGCCCGCAAGACCTTCGTCGGCGGTGCGCAGCGTAACG harbors:
- a CDS encoding ribonuclease HII, which codes for MRAAWPPRTVIRKASGLRTLESALYRAGLGPVAGVDEVGRGACAGPLVVAACVLGPNRLDSLSALDDSKKLGEAERERLFPLIKRYALAYHVVYIPSVEVDRRGVHVANIEGMRRAVAGLAVRPGYVLSDGFRVPGLPMPSLPVVGGDAAAACIAAASVLAKVSRDRLMVAMEDEHPGYGFAEHKGYSTRAHSAALAALGPSRQHRYSFINVRRLVTCDREVGSSTQWEWEPGEHGELACGKMSAMGPMDSDLHEGQLSR
- the mgtE gene encoding magnesium transporter: MTDMTAALTESQLKSVEQALEELDLAALTAALRPLSAVQIVALLGRSDRRQRAVLYRVLPKDQALEVFERLDPSLQSDLVGGLQDDTVAALFADLDPDDRVELLDELPATVAARLLRGLPARERDLTAGMLGYPHAAIGRRMSPEFVSVRATMTAAQALSRVSERLGDAETIYTLPVVEDERVLVGVVSLRRLLAAAPETAVGDVMSEPHWARATESAEAAARRCADLKVLALPVVDNETRLVGILTVDDALRILESAESEDQARIAGTEPLRRPYLTASVVSLVRSRVVWLLVLAIGATLTVQVLEVFESTLAEVVTLALFVPLLIGTGGNTGNQAATTVTRALALGDVGPRDLGKVLLRELRVGLALGLLLGALAYTVTSLIYQPAIGAVIGLTLVSLCTMAAAVGGAMPLIARAVRVDPAVFSNPFISTFVDATGLLIYFLIAKAVLGI
- a CDS encoding serine hydrolase, encoding MRWRPHRLVTTTAALTVAALTLGGCHAQVDGAPPVPTAAPLTVVAPLGTMAPLPERPPDEPAFAFAGLADRTAQATAQAADSGADLTVAVLDRNTGQLVTNRNDRTIAIASVVKLFIADDLLLQVAEGTTTLSPQDRQALDVMLRASDDSAAEVFWNRSGGSAIIDRVVARYGLSSTQRPGNGRWFNTVSTVTDLVSYYDKLLAGSGGLPAEQARIILDNLAASTPTAPDGMVPGGVYPQRFGIPEGLPRERVAVKQGWMCCIGADWMHLSTGVIGADRRYVMAIAAMQPGDAETARRTLTDAVRTLFPEGQI
- a CDS encoding nuclear transport factor 2 family protein; this encodes MSTPWSDIEAIKQLKARYCRLLDTKQWSQWRTLFVDDFRSDTSPAGGKLIVGADEFVAFTRHSLGDRATVHQVHAPEIEVTSATTARAVWALEDVVRLAPGVNLRGYGHYHETYEKRDGRWQFTSSTLTRIREDIFNVLFSVYLSDRIKKVAGVLARRLVRSAPRG
- a CDS encoding D-alanyl-D-alanine carboxypeptidase family protein codes for the protein MTSRLLACAGVAISLVAGAATVSSPIATAVPAGISQPAGSVPVPDGPAQAWVLADMDTGAILAGRNQDGRYAPASTIKVLLAQTVLDELPLDATMVANQADTEVECNCAGVTPGMTYTTRQLLEALLLVSGNDAANSLATMLGGRDVALAKMNAKAAALGAHATRAGSPSGLDGPGIDIWSSPRDLAVIFRAAMANPVFAQITAQPTAVFPTAAGDRVLVNQDELLHRYPGTFGGKTGYTDLARKTFVGGAQRNGRHLVVALMYGVNVEGAPTYWDQAASLFDWGFALGPNARVSRL
- a CDS encoding RNA-binding protein — encoded protein: MSSVVVDAVEHLVRGIVDNPDDVRVDMVTNRRGRTVEVHVHPDDLGKVIGRGGRTATALRTLVAGIGGRGIRVDVVDTDR
- the rplS gene encoding 50S ribosomal protein L19: MNTLDFVDQTSLRDDVPDFGPGDTLNVHVKVIEGSKERIQVFKGVVIRRQGGGVRETFTVRKESYGVGVERTFPVHSPNIDHIDVVTRGDVRRAKLYYLRELRGKKAKIKEKR
- the trmD gene encoding tRNA (guanosine(37)-N1)-methyltransferase TrmD; this translates as MRIDVVTIFPEFLQPLRQALPGKAIEAGIIDLAVHDLRDWTHDVHRSVDDSPYGGGPGMVMKAPVWGEALDDICTAETLLVVPSPAGRLFRQSVAQRWSSERHLVFACGRYEGIDQRVIDDAARRMRVEEVSIGDYVLPGGESAAVVMIEAVARLLPDVLGNPASHQDDSHSESVGGLLEGPSYTRPASWRGLDVPEVLLSGDHARIAAWRREQGRRRTQERRPDLLG
- a CDS encoding nuclear transport factor 2 family protein is translated as MMTLTEISDRLEIQQLLIDYSTAIDSRRFDDLDAVFTGDAYIDYRVSGGIDGRFPEVKAWLKDVLPNFPAYYHMLGNVDVRLDGDRATSRAICFNPMVLGGEQGQVYFVGIWYVDEFVRTEHGWRMSRRVEEKCFDKIV
- the rimM gene encoding ribosome maturation factor RimM (Essential for efficient processing of 16S rRNA); its protein translation is MELVIGRVVKAHGVTGEVAVEIRTDDPEDRFVAGATLRGRSAKGGAQRDYVIDSVRAHGGRLLMRLTGVADREAADRLRGTVFVVDAAHLPPIEDPDEFYDHQLEGLTVWTVAGDRVGTVTEVLHTAAGELLAVRAAAGNEVLVPFVSAIVTSVSLADQKVTIDPPEGLLEL
- a CDS encoding DUF2469 domain-containing protein, with the translated sequence MSAEDLEKYETEMELSLYREYKDIVGQFSYVVETERRFYLANSVELLPHNADGEVYFELRLGDAWVWDMYRPARFVKQVRVITFKDVNIEEVEKPELRLPE
- the rpsP gene encoding 30S ribosomal protein S16 — translated: MAVKIKLTRLGKIRNPQYRIIVADARTRRDGRAIEVIGRYHPKEEPSLIELDSERAQYWLGVGAQPTEPVLALLKITGDWQKFKGLPGAEGTLKVKEPKPSKLDLFNAALAEADGGATTEATTPKKKKAPAAKKAASDIEATADPAGNADQSEPAAEGADATVAGATEGSGESAPAES
- the lepB gene encoding signal peptidase I, producing the protein MSGPPTPDDPQPEHTSEADAAAEDGKKSDKKKGGALREAAILITIAVVLYYVMLTFIARPYLIPSESMEPTLHGCDGCVGDRIMVDKLSYNFTSPRPGDVVVFKGPPNWNIGYQSIRSDNPALRWVQNALSVVGFVPPDENNLVKRIIAVGGQTVQCRLDTGLTVDGKPLDEPYLDTETLNADPAVYPCLGNEFGPVKVPEGRLWVMGDNRTHSADSRSHCANEPDDAQRGLICTGDPVPGTIPVENVIGKAQFIAWPPSRWGGVSSFNPQT